The Campylobacter concisus sequence CACTAACTGGTTCGCACCACGCTGCTGGCACCTACGCAGGCGATGAGAAAGCTGGCTGGTGGGACGGGCTAATAGGCAGCAAAAAGGCGGTCGATACGGATAAATTTTACGTTATTTGCGTAAATATCTTAGGCTCATGCTTTGGCTCGACCTCGCCACTAAGCGTGGATAGAAGTAGTAGCAAAGAGTATAGGCTAAATTTCCCAGTCCTTGCCATAAGCGACGTAGTAAAAGCGCAGATGAGGCTATTTAGCGAGCTTGGCATCACAAGAGCAAGAGCCGTGATAGGTGGTAGTCTTGGCGGTATGCAAGCACTTTGCTACGCTATCGAGTTTCCAGAATTTGCGCAGGATATCGTCATGCTTGCAAGTACCTATCAGACCAAGCCATGGGCGATAGCTTTTAACAAAATCGCCATCGAAGCCATTTTAAACGATGAAAATTTCAAAAATGGCGAATACGATGTGGAATTTATAAGAAAAAATGGGCTAAAGGGTATGGCTTACGGCAGGATGGCAGGTCATATCAGCTTTTTAAGCCCTGATAGCATGGATGATAAATTTGGACGCAACTACGTAGAAACTGACGGCCTTTACGAGCTTTCTGGACGTTTTCAGGTGGATCGCTACATGGAGTACAACGGTTACAACTTCCCAAAGAGGTTTGATCCGCTAAGCTACCTATATATCGTAAAAATGATGAACATTTTTGACTGTACAAGGCACTATGATAACCTAAAAGACGCCCTTGCGCCGATCAAAGCAAATTTGCATCTAATCGCATTTAAGGGCGATTTACTCTTTCCTCCAAGCTGCATGAGAGAAATTTATGACGCACTTTGTGAGATGGGGCGAGAGTTGAAGACAAATTTTGTAGAGATAGATAGTAACTACGGCCATGATGCGTTTTTGGTCGAGATAGAAAAATTTGATGGATATATAAAAAATATATTAAAAGGATAGAAAATGGAGCAAAAAGAGCAAAGCTTTGAAGAAAAATTAGCCCTAGCAGATAAAATTTTAAACGATCTAAACAAAGATGATGTGAGCTTAGAAAATAGTATAAAGCTACACAAGCAGGGCAAAAAGCTACTAAATGAAGCAAGAGAAATTTTAGAAAACGCAAAACTTAGCATAAAGCAGGTGGATGATGAGTAGAATTTGTGCTCTTCAGCTACCAACTCAGCCTTTAAGTGAGGCGAGGCTTGATTATTATCTAAAAATTTGTGCGGACGAAAATGCAAGACTTGTTGTGCTTGGTGAATACGTGCTAAATAGCTTTTTTAAAGAGCTCATTAGCATGCCAAAAAGCCTTATAAAAGAGCAGAGCGAGCGCAAGAAAGAGGCTCTTTTTGCAATGGCAAAAAAGTATAATCTAAATATCGTTGCACCCATTGTAAATCTAAAAGGCAAGGAAATTTTTAAAAGTCTAGCTAAATTTACCCCAACACAAGTAAAGCTATATGATCAGCAAATTCTCATGCCTTACGCTCACTGGAA is a genomic window containing:
- the metX gene encoding homoserine O-acetyltransferase MetX — protein: MLNLQTRTIKFNEPLYLESGRMLSNFKLIYETYGTLNADKSNVIVICHALTGSHHAAGTYAGDEKAGWWDGLIGSKKAVDTDKFYVICVNILGSCFGSTSPLSVDRSSSKEYRLNFPVLAISDVVKAQMRLFSELGITRARAVIGGSLGGMQALCYAIEFPEFAQDIVMLASTYQTKPWAIAFNKIAIEAILNDENFKNGEYDVEFIRKNGLKGMAYGRMAGHISFLSPDSMDDKFGRNYVETDGLYELSGRFQVDRYMEYNGYNFPKRFDPLSYLYIVKMMNIFDCTRHYDNLKDALAPIKANLHLIAFKGDLLFPPSCMREIYDALCEMGRELKTNFVEIDSNYGHDAFLVEIEKFDGYIKNILKG
- the xseB gene encoding exodeoxyribonuclease VII small subunit, which encodes MEQKEQSFEEKLALADKILNDLNKDDVSLENSIKLHKQGKKLLNEAREILENAKLSIKQVDDE